The Caulobacter sp. FWC26 genome contains a region encoding:
- the kdsA gene encoding 3-deoxy-8-phosphooctulonate synthase produces MDQPKAVAPNAVVKIKTPNGAPVRIGNGEKLSIIAGPCQMESRQHALETAHALKEMADRLGVGLIYKTSYDKANRTSANAQRGIGLKDSLPIFQEIREVTGLPTLTDVHETSHCPIVAEAVDVIQIPAFLCRQTDLLVAAANTGRAINIKKGQFLAPWDMKNVIAKVTGAGNPNVMACERGASFGYNTLVSDMRALPIMKEIGCPVVFDATHSVQQPGGQGTSSGGQREFVPTLARAAVAVGVACVFIETHPDPDNAPSDGPNMVPMNQFEALVANLLRYDALTKAA; encoded by the coding sequence GTGGATCAGCCGAAAGCCGTCGCCCCCAACGCCGTCGTCAAGATCAAGACGCCGAACGGCGCGCCCGTTCGTATCGGCAACGGTGAGAAGCTCTCGATCATCGCCGGGCCCTGCCAGATGGAGAGCCGCCAGCACGCCCTGGAAACAGCGCATGCGTTGAAGGAAATGGCCGACCGGCTCGGCGTCGGCCTGATCTACAAGACCTCCTACGACAAGGCTAACCGCACCTCGGCCAACGCCCAGCGCGGCATCGGCCTGAAGGACAGCCTCCCGATCTTCCAGGAGATCCGCGAGGTCACCGGCCTGCCGACCCTGACCGACGTGCACGAGACCAGCCACTGTCCGATCGTGGCCGAGGCCGTCGATGTCATCCAGATCCCGGCCTTCCTGTGTCGCCAGACCGACTTGCTGGTCGCCGCCGCCAACACCGGCCGCGCGATCAATATCAAGAAGGGCCAGTTTCTGGCGCCGTGGGATATGAAGAACGTGATCGCCAAGGTCACGGGCGCGGGCAACCCCAACGTCATGGCCTGCGAGCGCGGCGCCTCGTTCGGCTACAACACCCTGGTCAGCGACATGCGCGCCCTGCCGATCATGAAAGAGATCGGCTGCCCCGTGGTGTTCGACGCCACCCACAGCGTGCAGCAGCCGGGCGGGCAGGGCACGTCCTCGGGCGGTCAGCGCGAGTTCGTGCCGACCCTGGCCCGCGCCGCCGTCGCCGTCGGTGTGGCCTGCGTCTTCATCGAGACCCATCCCGATCCGGACAACGCGCCGTCGGACGGTCCGAACATGGTGCCGATGAACCAGTTCGAGGCCCTGGTCGCCAACCTGCTGCGCTACGACGCCCTGACCAAGGCCGCCTGA
- a CDS encoding deoxyribodipyrimidine photo-lyase produces MQVRNDSGDSKAGSGAVIVWFRKDLRIADNPALRHAAETGRPVIPLYILDETPGVRPMGGASLWWLDKSLKSLAESLKALGAPLVLRKGVAAQVLDEVIAQSGATCVLWNRLYDQASVDRDAAIKAALKDRGVDCQSFNASLLNEPWTIKNGSGQPYKVFTPYWRAAREHLTDVAVAPAPDRLVAPAQLPRSEDLASWNLHPTKPDWSKGFDLWTPGEPGAHARLDVFLKGAIKGYGDQRDIPGVEATSRLSPHLHFGEIGPRQVWLATRNAADQGDIPVVEADKFLSEIGWREFNHSILFHWPEMPSRNFKPEFDSFPWMKDDGALEAWKMGQTGYPIVDAGMRELWATGFMHNRVRMIVASFLIKHLMIDWREGEAWFWDTLLDADLANNVGNWQWTAGSGADAAPYFRIFNPIAQGEKFDPKGDYVRRWVPELRSAPDEVIHKPWTKPLHLTAGAKRLYSRPIVDHAKARERALEAYHSL; encoded by the coding sequence GTGCAAGTGCGGAACGACTCTGGCGACAGCAAGGCGGGCTCCGGCGCCGTCATCGTATGGTTTCGCAAGGACCTGCGCATAGCCGACAATCCGGCTCTGCGCCATGCTGCGGAGACCGGCCGCCCGGTGATCCCGCTCTACATTCTCGACGAGACGCCCGGCGTGCGCCCGATGGGCGGCGCTTCGCTCTGGTGGCTCGACAAGTCTCTCAAGAGCCTTGCAGAGAGCCTGAAGGCCCTGGGAGCCCCCCTCGTGCTCCGCAAGGGCGTCGCAGCGCAGGTGCTCGATGAGGTCATTGCGCAATCCGGCGCGACCTGCGTGCTGTGGAACCGACTCTACGATCAGGCCTCCGTAGACCGAGACGCCGCGATCAAGGCCGCGCTCAAGGATCGCGGCGTCGATTGCCAGAGCTTCAACGCCAGCCTTCTGAACGAGCCCTGGACGATCAAGAACGGCTCGGGCCAGCCCTACAAGGTCTTCACCCCGTACTGGCGCGCCGCACGGGAGCACCTGACCGATGTTGCGGTCGCGCCGGCGCCCGACCGCCTTGTCGCGCCGGCACAACTGCCGCGCAGCGAAGACCTCGCGAGTTGGAACCTGCACCCGACGAAGCCGGACTGGTCCAAGGGCTTCGACCTCTGGACGCCCGGCGAGCCCGGCGCTCATGCGCGGCTCGACGTGTTCCTGAAAGGAGCGATCAAAGGCTACGGCGACCAGCGCGACATCCCGGGGGTGGAAGCAACCTCCAGGCTCTCGCCGCATCTGCACTTCGGCGAGATCGGTCCGCGTCAGGTCTGGCTGGCGACGCGCAACGCCGCAGACCAAGGCGACATACCGGTCGTCGAGGCCGATAAGTTCCTGTCCGAGATCGGCTGGCGCGAGTTCAACCACTCGATCCTGTTTCATTGGCCCGAGATGCCCAGCCGAAACTTCAAGCCGGAGTTCGACAGTTTTCCCTGGATGAAGGATGACGGCGCACTAGAGGCCTGGAAGATGGGCCAGACCGGCTATCCGATCGTCGACGCAGGGATGCGCGAGCTTTGGGCCACCGGCTTCATGCATAATCGCGTGCGCATGATCGTAGCGTCGTTCCTGATCAAGCACTTGATGATCGACTGGCGCGAGGGCGAGGCCTGGTTCTGGGATACGCTGCTGGACGCCGATCTGGCCAACAACGTCGGCAATTGGCAGTGGACCGCCGGCAGCGGCGCGGACGCCGCGCCCTACTTCCGCATCTTCAATCCCATCGCCCAGGGCGAGAAGTTCGACCCCAAGGGCGACTATGTCCGACGCTGGGTTCCCGAGCTTCGCAGCGCTCCAGACGAGGTTATCCACAAGCCGTGGACCAAGCCCCTGCATCTGACGGCCGGCGCCAAACGTCTCTATAGTCGACCGATCGTGGACCACGCCAAGGCGCGGGAACGCGCGCTGGAGGCCTATCACAGCCTCTAG
- a CDS encoding cyclopropane-fatty-acyl-phospholipid synthase family protein yields the protein MRGLALETALWNDPDLRTAPTAFRAALRVVASNWDAGSITWILPTGKTMTITGPNPGPDATLKVNDYNFMRRAFTSGAIGFAEGFMAGEWETPDLSALLEAFSLNFDKLGALVSGNPLMRALHGLYHLLHRNSRSGSKKNIHAHYDLGNSFYSRWLDPTMTYSSALYERPGQPLPEAQRAKYAALARTIDLRPGKHVLEIGCGWGGFAEFAAKEVGAKVTGITISQAQYDFARKRLFEQGLSEKADIQLVDYRDVEGRFDAVASIEMFEAVGEEYWPAYFAKVRDVLVPGGRAGLQIITIRDELFDEYRGQTDFIQRYIFPGGMLPSEARLKEETERAGLEWSDLKRFGQNYADTLAEWARRFEAAWSEIRKDGFDERFRRLWRFYLSYCEAGFRTERTNVIQLGLSRA from the coding sequence ATGCGAGGCTTGGCCTTGGAAACTGCGCTCTGGAACGATCCCGATCTGCGAACCGCCCCCACGGCTTTCCGCGCGGCTTTGCGCGTGGTCGCCAGCAACTGGGACGCAGGCTCGATCACCTGGATCCTGCCCACGGGCAAGACGATGACGATCACGGGCCCGAACCCAGGTCCCGACGCCACGCTCAAGGTCAATGATTACAACTTCATGCGGCGGGCTTTTACGTCCGGCGCGATCGGCTTCGCCGAGGGCTTCATGGCCGGCGAATGGGAAACGCCGGACCTGTCGGCCCTGCTGGAGGCGTTCTCGCTGAACTTCGACAAGCTGGGCGCTCTGGTGTCCGGCAATCCGCTGATGCGCGCCTTGCACGGTCTCTACCACCTGCTTCACCGCAATAGCCGCTCGGGTTCGAAAAAGAACATCCACGCCCACTACGACCTGGGTAACAGCTTCTACTCGCGATGGCTGGACCCGACGATGACCTATTCGTCGGCGCTCTACGAACGCCCGGGTCAGCCCCTGCCGGAGGCGCAACGCGCCAAGTACGCGGCCCTGGCTCGCACAATCGACCTGCGCCCCGGCAAGCATGTGCTGGAGATCGGCTGCGGCTGGGGCGGCTTCGCCGAGTTCGCCGCCAAGGAGGTCGGGGCCAAGGTCACCGGCATCACCATCTCTCAGGCCCAGTACGATTTCGCCCGCAAGCGCTTGTTCGAACAGGGCCTTTCGGAAAAGGCGGACATCCAGCTCGTCGACTATCGCGACGTCGAAGGTCGCTTTGACGCCGTCGCCTCGATCGAGATGTTCGAGGCCGTGGGCGAGGAGTACTGGCCGGCCTACTTCGCCAAGGTGCGCGATGTCCTGGTCCCCGGCGGCCGCGCGGGCCTGCAGATCATCACGATCCGGGACGAACTGTTCGACGAGTATCGCGGCCAGACCGACTTCATCCAGCGCTACATCTTCCCGGGGGGCATGCTCCCCAGCGAGGCGCGCCTCAAGGAAGAGACCGAGCGCGCGGGCCTGGAATGGAGCGATCTCAAGCGCTTCGGTCAGAATTATGCCGACACGCTAGCCGAATGGGCCCGCCGGTTCGAAGCCGCCTGGAGCGAGATCCGCAAGGATGGTTTTGACGAACGCTTCCGTCGCCTGTGGCGGTTCTATCTGAGCTACTGCGAGGCGGGCTTCCGGACCGAGCGAACCAATGTGATCCAGCTGGGTCTCAGCCGAGCCTAG
- a CDS encoding cysteine synthase A, translating to MSILPSVLDAIGNTPLIRLARASEATGCEILGKAEFMNPGQSVKDRAALAIIRDAEAKGLLKPGGRIVEGTAGNTGIGLAMVASALGYRTTIVIPRTQSQEKKDAIRLLGAELVEVDAVPYSNPDNYVRYSGRLAEDLAKTEPNGVIWANQFDNTANRDAHYRTTGPEIFDQTGGKVDGFICAVGSGGTLAGVAAALRERKPGVRIGLADPYGAALYAWYKDGELKSEGSSISEGIGQGRITANLEGLAIDDPFRVSDQEMLEVLYDLVQHEGLCLGGSAGINVAGAIKLAKAMGPGHTIVTVLCDHGSRYQSKLFNPAFLKEKGLPTPPWM from the coding sequence ATGTCCATCCTGCCCAGCGTCCTCGACGCGATTGGAAATACGCCCCTGATCCGCCTCGCCCGTGCGAGCGAGGCCACCGGGTGCGAGATCCTTGGCAAGGCCGAGTTCATGAACCCGGGTCAGTCGGTCAAGGACCGCGCGGCGCTCGCCATCATCCGCGACGCCGAGGCCAAGGGCCTGCTCAAGCCCGGCGGGCGCATCGTCGAGGGCACGGCGGGCAATACGGGTATCGGCCTAGCCATGGTCGCCTCCGCGCTCGGCTACAGGACGACGATCGTCATCCCGCGCACCCAAAGCCAGGAAAAGAAGGACGCTATCCGATTGCTCGGCGCGGAGCTCGTCGAAGTTGACGCCGTCCCCTACTCAAACCCCGACAATTATGTCCGCTACTCCGGGCGCTTGGCCGAGGACCTCGCCAAGACCGAGCCTAACGGCGTGATCTGGGCAAACCAGTTCGACAACACCGCTAACCGCGATGCGCACTATCGCACCACGGGACCAGAAATCTTCGATCAGACAGGCGGTAAGGTCGACGGCTTCATCTGCGCCGTCGGCTCGGGCGGCACGCTGGCGGGCGTGGCGGCGGCGCTGCGGGAACGCAAGCCGGGCGTCCGGATCGGCTTGGCCGACCCCTACGGCGCGGCGCTTTACGCCTGGTACAAGGACGGCGAGCTGAAATCGGAAGGCTCCTCGATCAGCGAGGGCATCGGCCAGGGTCGGATCACGGCCAATCTCGAAGGCCTCGCCATCGATGATCCGTTCCGCGTCTCGGACCAGGAGATGCTGGAGGTGCTCTATGACCTCGTGCAGCACGAAGGTCTGTGCCTGGGCGGATCGGCGGGGATCAATGTCGCCGGCGCGATCAAGCTGGCCAAGGCGATGGGTCCTGGGCACACCATCGTGACGGTGCTGTGCGACCACGGCTCACGCTACCAGTCCAAGCTCTTCAACCCCGCCTTCCTTAAGGAAAAGGGCTTGCCGACGCCGCCTTGGATGTAG
- the sseA gene encoding 3-mercaptopyruvate sulfurtransferase: MSTPSDPLVTTAWLAQHLDAPDVRVVDASWHMPAAQRDPHKEFLAAHIPGAVFFDIDEIADETSDLPHMIPSPTKFASRVRKLGLGDGSRIVVYDSTGILPAARVWWHFRAMGHEDVVVLDGGLPKWISEGRPIEDGPASPQERHFTPRYQADVYRSLEQMRDIVASGREQIVDARAAGRFEGVDPEPRAGLRGGHMPGARNIPLSALIAPDGTMLPAEKLKPVFEAAGVDTNKPIVSTCGSGITASVVALALARMGKPRSAVYDGSWTEWGGLADTPVVTGPAQ; the protein is encoded by the coding sequence ATGAGCACTCCGTCCGATCCGTTGGTGACCACCGCCTGGCTGGCCCAGCACCTCGACGCTCCCGACGTGCGCGTGGTCGACGCCTCCTGGCACATGCCGGCCGCCCAGCGGGACCCGCACAAGGAGTTTTTGGCAGCGCACATTCCCGGCGCGGTGTTCTTCGACATCGACGAGATCGCCGACGAGACCAGCGACCTGCCCCATATGATCCCGTCGCCGACCAAGTTCGCCTCGCGGGTCCGTAAGCTGGGTCTGGGCGACGGCTCCCGCATCGTCGTCTATGACAGCACCGGCATTCTGCCGGCGGCGCGCGTGTGGTGGCACTTCCGGGCCATGGGCCACGAGGACGTCGTCGTGCTGGACGGCGGTCTTCCCAAGTGGATCTCTGAGGGCCGCCCGATCGAGGACGGCCCGGCTTCGCCACAGGAACGGCATTTCACGCCACGTTATCAAGCCGATGTCTATCGCTCGCTGGAGCAGATGCGCGACATCGTGGCCAGCGGCCGCGAGCAGATCGTCGACGCCCGCGCCGCAGGTCGGTTCGAGGGCGTCGATCCGGAGCCCCGCGCCGGCCTGCGTGGCGGGCACATGCCCGGCGCCCGCAACATCCCCCTCTCGGCCCTGATCGCGCCGGACGGAACCATGCTGCCGGCGGAAAAGCTCAAGCCCGTTTTCGAAGCCGCCGGCGTCGATACCAACAAGCCCATCGTCTCCACCTGCGGCTCGGGCATCACCGCCTCGGTCGTGGCCCTGGCGCTGGCGCGCATGGGCAAGCCCCGCTCGGCGGTCTATGACGGCTCCTGGACGGAATGGGGCGGCCTGGCGGATACGCCTGTCGTCACGGGACCCGCCCAGTAG
- the metC gene encoding cystathionine beta-lyase, translating into MDEETRLIHTGSKPARLGRTVNPPIQRGSTVLLPDAASLYDDDQLTYGITGLSTPTALQSALAELEGATNVTLYPSGLAAITGAMLAVLKAGDEVLVVDSAYKPTRRFCDRVLGRFGVTTRYYDPKLSPEALLALVSPSTRLIVLEAPGSLTFEMQDIPAIAAGANARGVLTLIDNTWAAGLLFKPLAHGVTLSVQALTKYVGGHSDCFMGSVATRDDTVAKLLGDAMWDIGWSVSSDDAYTMLRGLRTLATRLPRHAESGLAMARWLQERPEVARVLHPALPGDPGHAIWKRDFTGACGLFGVVLKPYSQKAVHAFMDSLKLFGLGFSWGGYESLALHCDPQLGARSIPVNLEGPLLRFHIGLENIEDLKADLRRGFDALREHGA; encoded by the coding sequence ATGGATGAAGAAACCCGCCTGATCCACACGGGCTCGAAGCCTGCTCGCCTGGGGCGGACCGTCAATCCGCCGATCCAGCGCGGCTCGACCGTTCTGCTGCCCGACGCCGCCTCGCTCTATGACGACGATCAGCTCACCTACGGGATCACAGGCCTCTCGACGCCCACCGCGTTGCAAAGCGCCTTGGCCGAACTGGAGGGCGCGACGAACGTCACGCTGTATCCCTCCGGTCTGGCGGCGATCACGGGGGCAATGCTCGCCGTGCTGAAGGCCGGCGACGAGGTCCTGGTCGTCGACAGCGCCTACAAGCCCACCCGCCGGTTCTGTGATCGGGTGCTGGGCCGCTTTGGCGTCACCACGCGCTACTACGATCCGAAGCTCTCGCCCGAAGCGCTCCTGGCGTTGGTGTCTCCCAGCACTCGCCTGATCGTATTGGAAGCCCCCGGCTCGCTGACCTTCGAGATGCAGGACATTCCCGCCATCGCCGCGGGGGCGAACGCGCGCGGCGTGCTGACCCTGATTGACAACACCTGGGCGGCCGGCCTGCTGTTCAAGCCGCTGGCGCATGGCGTCACTTTGAGCGTCCAGGCCCTGACCAAGTATGTTGGCGGGCACTCCGACTGCTTCATGGGCTCGGTGGCCACCCGCGACGACACGGTCGCCAAGCTCTTGGGCGACGCCATGTGGGATATCGGCTGGTCGGTGTCGTCTGACGACGCCTACACCATGCTACGCGGTCTACGGACCTTGGCGACCCGCCTGCCCCGCCATGCGGAGAGCGGCCTGGCCATGGCGCGATGGCTCCAGGAACGGCCCGAGGTGGCGCGCGTGCTTCACCCTGCTCTGCCTGGCGATCCGGGTCATGCGATCTGGAAGCGCGACTTCACCGGCGCCTGCGGCCTGTTTGGCGTCGTTCTCAAACCGTACTCGCAGAAGGCGGTTCATGCCTTCATGGACAGCCTTAAACTTTTTGGTCTCGGATTCTCCTGGGGCGGCTACGAGAGCCTGGCGCTGCACTGCGACCCGCAGCTGGGCGCACGGTCTATCCCGGTGAATCTGGAAGGGCCGCTGCTGCGCTTCCACATCGGCCTGGAGAATATCGAGGACCTCAAGGCCGATCTGCGCCGGGGCTTCGACGCGCTACGCGAGCACGGAGCCTAG
- a CDS encoding alkene reductase — translation MPNLFDPLRVGDLTLPNRVVMAPLTRLRAGPTHIPNPLMAEYYAQRASAGLLISEGVPVSPQGVGYPGVPGIWSAEQTEAWKQVTKAVHDKGGRIFMQIWHVGRISDPSHLNGGTPVGPSPIAAKGHVSLLRPERPYPVPHALSIEEIGGVVEDFRRAAENAQAAGFDGVQLHGANGYLLDQFLQDVSNQRTDQYGGVIENRARLLLEATDAAISVWGADRVGVHLAPRADSHSMGDGDLPTTFGYVAKALGERKIAFVSAREYEAADSLGPALKAAFGGPYIANEKFDLASANAAIESDRADAIAFGKAYIANPDLVERLKLGAPLNAPDPSTFYGYDNGPRGYTDYPTLAEAAEAA, via the coding sequence ATGCCCAATCTGTTCGATCCGCTGCGCGTCGGCGACCTGACCCTGCCCAATCGTGTCGTGATGGCGCCGCTCACGCGACTGCGCGCCGGTCCGACCCACATCCCCAACCCGCTGATGGCCGAGTACTACGCCCAGCGCGCCTCCGCCGGCCTGCTGATCAGCGAAGGCGTGCCGGTCTCGCCGCAGGGCGTCGGCTACCCGGGTGTTCCGGGGATCTGGTCGGCCGAGCAGACCGAGGCCTGGAAGCAGGTCACCAAGGCCGTGCATGACAAGGGTGGTCGAATCTTCATGCAGATCTGGCACGTCGGCCGCATATCCGACCCGTCGCACCTGAACGGCGGGACGCCAGTCGGCCCCAGCCCGATCGCCGCCAAGGGCCATGTCAGTCTCCTCCGTCCCGAGCGCCCCTACCCCGTTCCGCACGCGCTCTCGATCGAAGAAATCGGCGGCGTGGTCGAAGATTTCAGGCGCGCGGCCGAGAACGCTCAGGCCGCCGGCTTTGACGGCGTGCAACTGCACGGCGCTAACGGCTACCTGCTCGACCAGTTTCTGCAGGACGTCAGCAACCAGCGCACCGACCAGTATGGCGGCGTGATCGAGAACCGCGCACGTTTGCTGCTGGAAGCGACTGACGCAGCGATCTCAGTTTGGGGCGCCGATCGGGTCGGCGTACATCTGGCGCCGCGCGCCGACAGCCACTCGATGGGCGATGGCGACCTGCCCACCACCTTTGGCTACGTCGCCAAGGCCTTGGGCGAGCGAAAGATCGCCTTCGTCTCCGCACGGGAGTATGAGGCCGCTGACAGCCTCGGGCCGGCGCTGAAGGCGGCGTTCGGGGGGCCCTACATCGCCAACGAGAAGTTCGACCTGGCCAGCGCCAACGCGGCCATCGAGTCCGATCGCGCCGACGCGATCGCGTTCGGCAAGGCCTATATCGCCAACCCGGATCTCGTCGAACGCCTGAAGCTCGGCGCCCCGCTGAACGCACCCGATCCTTCGACCTTCTACGGTTACGATAACGGGCCGCGCGGCTACACGGACTATCCTACTTTGGCGGAAGCTGCCGAGGCGGCCTGA
- a CDS encoding NAD(P)/FAD-dependent oxidoreductase produces the protein MLRISELKLPLGHPPDAMEPAILARLGVPAADLVSFELARRANDARRKSAIQMVYSVDVVLRDEAEVLRRFEGDHHVRVTPDTDYRFVAKAPEGFDGPRPVVIGAGPCGLFAGLILAQMGLKPIIVDRGKVVRERTKDTWALWRRSELNPESNVQFGEGGAGTFSDGKLYSQIKDPRFLGRKVLTEFVKAGAPEEILTEAHPHIGTFRLVHMVENMRALIESLGGEYRWQHRVEDFDIAVGEDGVRRVKGLHIAGQPYLPANHVVMALGHSSRDTFQVLHDRGVHIEAKPFSIGVRIEHPQSWIDRARFGDCAGHKDLGAAAYAISHHAKNGRTVYSFCMCPGGTVVAATSEPGRVVTNGMSQYSRNERNANSGFVVDINPEQDYPGHPLAGVEFQRKWESLAFQAGGGTYQAPGQLVGDFLAGRPSTAFGAVTPSYKPGVHLTDLAQCLPDFAIEAMREALPVFGRQIPGYDHPDVVLTGVETRTSSPVRITRGKDFQSLNTAGLYPAGEGAGYAGGILSAAVDGIKVAEAVAKQYVVEGLISAC, from the coding sequence ATGCTGCGTATTTCGGAATTGAAGCTGCCGCTCGGCCACCCGCCGGACGCGATGGAGCCCGCCATCCTGGCGCGTCTGGGCGTTCCGGCCGCTGACCTAGTGAGCTTTGAGTTGGCCCGGCGCGCCAATGACGCGCGCAGGAAGTCCGCCATCCAGATGGTCTACTCTGTCGATGTCGTGCTGCGCGATGAGGCAGAGGTGCTGCGCCGGTTCGAGGGCGACCACCACGTGCGGGTTACGCCTGACACGGACTACCGCTTCGTCGCAAAGGCGCCCGAAGGCTTTGACGGGCCGCGTCCAGTAGTAATCGGCGCGGGCCCTTGCGGCCTGTTCGCCGGCCTGATCCTGGCGCAGATGGGCTTGAAGCCGATCATCGTCGATCGCGGCAAGGTCGTGCGCGAGCGCACCAAGGACACCTGGGCTCTGTGGCGGCGTAGCGAGCTGAATCCGGAGTCCAACGTCCAGTTCGGCGAAGGCGGGGCGGGGACCTTCTCGGACGGCAAGCTCTACAGCCAGATCAAGGATCCTCGCTTCCTGGGTCGCAAGGTGCTGACCGAATTCGTCAAGGCTGGAGCGCCCGAGGAGATCCTGACCGAGGCCCATCCGCACATCGGCACCTTCCGCCTGGTGCACATGGTCGAGAACATGCGGGCGCTGATCGAAAGTCTGGGCGGCGAATATCGCTGGCAGCACCGGGTCGAGGACTTCGACATCGCGGTGGGCGAGGATGGCGTGCGGCGCGTGAAGGGTCTGCATATCGCCGGCCAACCCTACCTGCCGGCCAACCACGTGGTCATGGCCTTGGGTCACAGCTCCCGTGACACCTTCCAGGTGCTCCACGATCGCGGCGTCCATATCGAGGCCAAGCCGTTTTCGATCGGCGTGCGGATCGAGCATCCGCAGTCGTGGATCGACCGCGCGCGCTTTGGCGACTGCGCGGGGCACAAGGACCTGGGCGCGGCGGCCTACGCCATCTCTCACCACGCCAAGAACGGTCGGACAGTCTATAGCTTCTGCATGTGTCCGGGCGGCACGGTCGTGGCTGCGACCTCGGAACCAGGTCGGGTCGTAACCAACGGCATGAGCCAGTATTCGCGTAACGAGCGGAACGCCAATTCCGGCTTCGTCGTCGATATCAACCCGGAACAGGATTATCCGGGGCATCCATTGGCCGGCGTCGAGTTCCAGCGCAAGTGGGAGAGCCTGGCCTTCCAGGCCGGCGGCGGAACCTACCAGGCGCCGGGCCAACTGGTTGGCGACTTCCTGGCCGGCCGACCCTCGACCGCGTTCGGCGCGGTGACGCCGTCGTACAAGCCGGGGGTGCATCTGACGGATCTGGCGCAATGCCTGCCCGACTTCGCCATCGAGGCCATGCGCGAGGCGCTGCCGGTCTTCGGCCGCCAGATCCCCGGCTACGACCATCCGGATGTCGTTCTGACCGGCGTGGAGACCCGCACCTCCTCGCCGGTGCGGATCACGCGCGGCAAGGACTTCCAGAGCCTCAACACCGCCGGCCTTTATCCGGCGGGCGAGGGTGCGGGCTACGCCGGCGGCATCCTCTCGGCCGCCGTTGACGGGATCAAGGTCGCTGAAGCCGTGGCCAAGCAGTACGTCGTCGAGGGGCTGATCAGCGCCTGTTGA